GATAATGGCGACCTCCCTTCCTGTTATAAATAAACAAATCTACTGAATAATAGATCGAATTTATAACAAACTTGGGGAGATCGCCAGTAATTCCTGAAAATATCTGCTAACTTTAGCTAGCTACATACTCTCTAACGTAGTTTCTACGTCTTCTCAATTGAGCTAAAGCCTGATGCTCTAACTGACGTACACGCTCGCGACTAATGCTCATTCTCTGACCAATTTTTGCCAGAGAAAGCTCATTCCCATCATCCAAACCAAAGCGTAAAGCAATGACTTCTTGTTGCTGAGGGGATAAATCTGCCATCAGACTATATAAGTCTTGGCGCAATAGCTGCTGAGTTGCATAGTGATCGGGAGAAATCCCATCATCTTCCAATAATTCAGATAATTCAGTGTCTTGGTTTTCCCCTACTCGAACATCTAAAGAGATCGGCTGACGAGCAATACTAAGATATTCACGAATCTGTTCTGGCTTAAGCTCTAATTCTTGAGCAATTTCAGCTACTTCTGCACTACGTCCGAGCTTTTGGGCTAGCTCTCGCTGAGTTTTCTTAATTTTGTTCAGCTTTTCCGTAATGTGGATGGGTAGGCGGATGGTACGAGCTTGTTGAGCGATCGCTCTTGTGATCGCCTGGCGAATCCACCAGTAGGCATAGGTGGAAAACTTATATCCTCTGGTGGGGTCAAATTTTTCCACACCTCTTTCTAAACCAAGACTACCTTCTTGAATCAGATCGAGAAATTCCATATTGCGCTTTTGATATTTTTTGGCGATCGCCACTACTAAACGCAGGTTTGCCTCGATCATCTTTCGCTTGGCTCTTTCACCTTGTTTAATGATCCTGTTAAGTTCAATTTCACTCAGTTGGACATTGGCTGCCCACTCCTTCAGGCTGAGTTCGCTTCCTAACTCTTCTTTTTCAGCTAACAGGGTCATCATTTTCTGCACTTGCTTCCCATAAACAATTTCTTGCTCGTGGGTTAATAAAGGTACTCGCCCAATTTCGTGCAAATAGTTTCTCACCATATCTGCTGAATAGTTTCCTTTGGTTGTTTTGGCAATTTTAGCTTTAGGCATTTGTACAGTTATGACTCCTTATGAACTTCAAAAGTCAGCGATACTTCTAAATCAATTAATTTGAATCCGACTAGTAAGTTTAGACGCGGAGGTGACAATAAAGGTTCAACTCGATCTAACCAAAATATTTAGTAAAAGTTAAATAACTTATTCCTGATATTTTTAAGCTGTCTAATATATTGAATGTGACAGTATTGCTACTATTCTTATATAATGCCTAGAAAATATCGATCTATCTACTTATTTTTGAGGTGGATTGCCGAACTTTAGAAGTAGTGTTTAAGGTAATTTAATCACTCTGGAATGAGTGGCAGAGGTTTTAGCTGCACAATTCTATTTCAGTCAATATTAATTTTTTCACTCGCTCATCAATCAGGGCTATTTCGTTCTAACTGTAGTGAACCAAGAAATAAATTTCTTGGCTTAAAATTAAAGTCCGTTTAAACGGACTTAATCTACTTAGACAGAGAATTTATTCTCTGGATATATAAGAATGAAATAGCCCTGCTCAATCAATGCTTAGAATCACAGTTTCTAATAGTGAATAAAGCTAGACTCAAAGCCTAAATGAATTATGATAATTTTTCTAGGCTAATAAATATCTATGCGTTTTTTTAACCAAATTAATTTACAAACTCCAGAAAGCGTTGAACTTGAGTTCACTTTAGCGGGAATTGGCAATCGTTCTTTTGCCCTAATAATTGACTATATAATTTTTGGTTTGACAATTTTACTAGTTTGGTCGCTTAGTGCTTTTTTGGCTTTCCAGCTAGTTCCTAATTTAATTGGCAATGGATTTTCAGATCGTTTAGCACAGTGGATCTGGGCAATTCAGTCAATGACTACCTTTGCGATCTACGTGGGCTACTTTGTAGTTTTAGAAACTTTGTGGCAAGGACAAACTCCAGGTAAAAAATGGACAAAAATTAGAGTTATTCGCGATAATGGCAAGCCAGAAAGACTACCTCAAGCAATTTTGCGAGCCTTACTGCGACCAGTAGACGATATGTTATTTATTGGTGTATTTTTTATTATTTTTACTCCACAAGAAAAGCGTCTGGGGGATATGTTAGCAGGAACAATTGTCGTTCAGGAAGAAGCAGCAAAACTAACAGTTGAGATTTCTACTGAGGCTGAAGATTTAGCAGTTCAACTGAGAATGGAAGCCGAAATTGACAATTTACTTCCAGAAGACTTCGCCACCATCCGCGATTTTCTCCAACGACGCAAAAACATTATGTTGGAATATCAACACCAACTTAGTCGTAAATTAGCCGAACAGGTTCGGGAAATTATTCTGTTAGATAATGTACCAGAAGGTTATAGTAACAGTCAGTTTTTAGAGGCTACTTATTTAGCTTATCAGCAGGACAAGATATAGCAGTCCTATTTGATTCATGAAACTACATTGATTGGTTTTTAGGTAGTCCTAAAGGATAAGCTCCGCAAATGCCGTGGCACATTGTACCCTTGTCCTAAAGGATAAGCTTCGCAAATGGTATACCGCTTCGCATATAGGTAGTAAGTAGTAGGTAGTAGGTAGTAGAAATTTCTCATTTCATTTAGGATTGCGATAATCTCTTAACAAGTCTATAAAAAAGAACTTACCCTTTCCTGAGCCTGACCATATAACTTGTCGGCAATTCTAAATATTTCTTGCCCAGTATGAAGATACTGATCGTTATAGTTCATGGTAAACCACTGTAATTCTTTGATCCCGTCGCCAATGTGATTGAGGGAGTAATAAAGATTGCTAGCAACCCCCGCTAATTGAGCAGGATTTGGCTGAGATGATAACTTTTGCTGTGCCTGTTGCCAATATTCATTACAGGTATCTAAATAGGCTTCAAAATCTGACATCAAACTATCATCAAACGGATCCGCTGATAAATTATCTATTTCAGACTCCAGAGGCTTAAGAATTTTACTGATTAAACGATGAATTGGGAAATAAACTTCTTGCAACCACTGTTGGTAGCTAATTTGTGGAGGTGCATAGGCGCGCTGCTGCTGATATTGCCTTTGGGCAGCAGCATTTCTAGCCTGTCGGTTTACCCAAAAATCGCTGGTCTGTCCTAGCTGTTGTTGACGGTCATATAAGCGTCTACTTTTGCTATTGCCCAAAATTTCGTAGGCAGCATTAAGAGCAACGATGCGATCGCAATTTTGCGCTTCTGGTTGACTGTCGGGATGAAACTGCTTGGCTAAACGTCGATATGACTGTTTGATTTCTTGCTGAGTAGCTTGGGAATTAACTTGGAGAACTTGATAGTGATTCACGACTAGACATTGATGGAAGTAGGCGGGTCTTAAAAATTTGGGCAGAAGATTAGTGCAAATAAATAAACTAACAAATTAATTAAAGACAGATTCAGCCAAATCGGCAAATAACGGCGTACTTAGATAACGCTCTCCAAAGCTAGGTTGAATCATCACAATTAGCTTATTTTTATTTCCTGGTCTTTGTGCCACCTTAACTGCTGCTGCCAGGGCTGCACCTGTAGAAATGCCTGATAGCAAGCCTTCTTCACGGGCTAAACGACGACCATAATGGATCGCCTCATCATCAGTAACGGTAATAACTTCGTCAATTAAATCTACTTTTAACACCTCTGGAACAAAGCCCGCACCAATGCCCTGAATTTTGTGAGATCCAGGTTGACCGCCAGAAAGAACAGGACTACTGATCGGTTCAACGGCAATTACCTGTAGTTCAGGCTTGTATCTTTTTAATACTTCTGCTACACCTGTAATTGTTCCTCCAGTACCAACTCCTGCCACAATCACATCTACTTGCCCTTCTGTGTCTGCCCAGATTTCTTCGGCAGTGGTGCTTTTATGAATTTCAGGATTAGCAGGGTTGTTAAACTGCTGTAGCATATAAGCATCAGGCAAACTATCGGTAATTTCTTGGGCTTTTCTAATACACCCACCCATTCCTTCGCTGCCAGGAGTCAACTCTAGCTGCGCACCATAAGCTTTTAACATCGCTCGTCGCTCTTTGCTCATAGTTTCTGGCATAGTCAGAATTAGCTTGTATCCTTTGGCAGCAGAAGCCATAGCGAGGGCGATTCCCGTATTGCCCGATGTTGGTTCAACCAAAATAGTTTTGCCTGGAGTAATTGCCCCCTCAGCTTCGGCAGCATTAATCATATTTACTCCAATACGATCTTTCACAGAGGCAGCAGGATTCATGCCTTCTAGCTTGACAATGATTTTGGCTAAACATCTTTCAGCTTGAGGAATGCGATTGAGCTGAACTAGAGGAGTCTTACCTACTAGTTCAGTGACATTTTTGGCAATTTTCATAAGATCCAAATTTTAGATAGCGTATCTTTATTGTGCTTGTTTATTGCCTGCTGTATCTAGCAATTTTTCAATAGTTCATAATTTTCTGGTTTGTTTCCTGTAGTGATTTTAGAAACAGATCAGAGAATAGTTATTAATGTAGCTTACAGCGAATTTTAGTTGGATAGAACCCATTACCCATTACCCATTACCCATTACTTCAATAAATTAATGTGTCTACTCAATTGAAAACTGCTGTAAGTTGTCAAATCTGAAACGATTGCCCACAAAAACTATCCGCCCCCACAAGCTAATAACAGAGTTACTGCTTATGGGGGCGGTCTAGAGGGTCTCTTAGTCGAAACCTAACTGCTGGAAGGATCTCCAACAATGTCTACCTAGTTGCTTCTAAAAGAAGCTCAAGATGCGACTGTTTAAAGAACAGCCCCAGCGCACAGCTGGCTATCATCAACTAGGAGACCCATGTTAGTACTATGTTCTGTCATGGGCATCACCTCCTGTATCCCTAAATGGTTAGTTTGATACTTATGTATCTACTGATTAATATAACGAAGTTTTATAGTTTCGGCAAGATTGGATAAATCTCCGAGCAAAAGATGTACTGACACCCCAATGTAGATGCAAATAAGAAGCGTGAACTTGTTTAACATTCCAGCCTTCAGTTGATGGCACACTGGATTGATGAACTCCCTGTAATTGCCATTGAGGAGACTGAGGAGCAATGATTAATCGAGAACGATGAAATTCATGTCCCATAGTCGTTTGTTGCGCTGTCACCATAGGACTATCTTGTAAAGCGATCGCCTGACGATAGCCCAAAGTTAATTTAGCCTGCATAGTTACCGTACTGGGAATAATTCCTACCATCGACCAGGTTTTTTGCTGAAGATCGATCAATTGTTCGCAGAGATACATTAAGCCTCCACATTCAGCGTAAGTCGGTAGATCGGCCTCAATGAGTAGTTTAAGCTGTTGCAAGACACTTTTATTTGCTGCTAGCTGTTGAGCAAATACTTCGGGAAAACCACCACCGAAATATAGTCCTTGAATGCGATCGGGAAGATTGCGATCTTGAAGAGGACTCCAAAATACTAACTCCGCTCCCAATTGGGTCAAAAGATCTAAATTATCCTGATAGTAAAAATTAAAGGCTCGATCTCTAGCAACAGCAATTCTCACGGTAGCAGATTGTTTTTGCTTAATACTTTGCTCCTGGTCAGAACAAGGCATTGTCTCGCTCCTATCCGATCTTTGACTAATTAGGGGTAGCAAGTGATGCCAATTAAATGATGTTTTAGCTAAATCAGCCAGTTGTGCAAAGATATGACTAAGATTAGCTAGTTCACTAGAGGGAACTAAACCAAGATGGCGATCGGGAATAGCTACTACTGAATTGCGCCTCAAAACTCCTAAGATTGGCAGATTAATACTTTTTAACGCTGTTTCCAATAGTTCCAAATGGCGATCGCTCGCTACCTGATTCAGAATTACGCCGACAATATTTACCTGGGGATCTAAGTTGGCATAACCATAGGCGATCGCTGCTACGGAAGTCGATAAACTAGCACAATCGATCACCAATAATACAGGTAGATTTAAAATTCTGGCGATATGAGCGGTGCTGCCATAATCATTGCGCAATTCTGGTTGTTCGGGATGATAAATACCGTCAAACAATCCCATCACCCCTTCTACAACAACCCATTCAGCATTTTGACTATGACGCTTAAAGCAATCTTTGACATAACTAGGAGAAGTCAACACAGGGTCTAGGTTACGACAGGGTAAGCCAGTTACAGCCGTGTGAAACATCGGGTCAATATAGTCTGGCCCGACTTTAAAAGATTGAACTTGCCTGTTTTGTGCTGCTAGATAAGCCAGTATACCTAGGGTGACAGTCGTTTTACCGACTCCAGAGCGATCGCCTGCAATGATTAAACCCATTTCATCTATCTCTATAGTGGGAAATATATCTAAGCTCAACCTGAATTTTAGTAGGAATTTTGGGAACTATAGAAAAAGTCTGAGAGAAACCTTCTATTTTGGAGATCTTTGAATTCCTTTTTTTTCACTTTTGCTTACTTTGCGCCAAAATTTGCAGCATTATCATGAATAATAATTTTCAGAGTCCGTTACAGGTTCTCATAGCAAAATCTAAAACAACTTGGTCTGGTTGTATCGAAATAGAGGAACCTAAAGATCCTTCAATTAGCTGGAATGTTTATCTACTGCAAGGAAAAATACAGTATATAAATACTAATTTGGGACAGCAAGAACGATTAGATTATCTTTGGCAACGATTTAAGCTAGGTTCAGAATGTCCTCAAGTTGCTCAACCAGAAGTCGAAGTTTCAGAATATGTTCAATTATGTCAAGCTTTATCTAATCAACAGCCAACAGATACAGACGTTAAAAAGCAATTATTTAGATTTTGTCGAGAGGGATTAGCTAACGTCTTAAGTATTGAGAAAGCTCATATAGAGTTAGTTCCAGCCAAACGAATTAACAAAGCAATTGTCAGCTTCGGTTTGGAAAAACTGGGAGAAAAATTAGAAGATCAGGTTAAAATTAGCAGACATATTCGAGGCTATATCGATTCACCTTTTAGTCGGCTATATTTAGAACAAAAAAATGCCTTAAAGTTTTATCAAATTTGGAAGCCTAAATATGCTGCTCCAGAACTAAAAGAAATCGCCGACAACCACAAATTGTCAACCTTTGTCAGTTTGTTTGTTGCTAAAAATAGTTTCTATCAAATTGCCAGTAAAATTAATGCTGATACGTATTTTTTGGCAAAACATTTGGAACAGTCCATTGCTGAAAAATTAATCGATCTATTGCCCTTTAAAGAACTCACGAAAGAAGAGTTACGCCTTAAAGAGCATCTTCAAGCAGATGATTCAGCTTCAGCTAATGTGGTGAATTCCACCGATTCCACTCCAACATCATCAACTTTAGTCGCCTGCATTGATGATAGTAAGACAGTTCAAAAACAAGTGAAAATGACCTTAGAAGCTGGAGGTTATCAAGTACTTAGTATTCTCGATCCGACCTTAGCCTTAAAACAATTATCTCAACATCAACCTGTGGTAATTTTCATGGATATAAACATGCCTGAACTTAATGGTTACGATCTATGTAGCCTATTAAGAAAATCTGAAAGATTTAAAGATATTCCCATTGTGATGTTGACGGGAAGAGACGGCATGATCGATCGGGTTCGAGCCAAACTAGTTGGGGCAACTGACTATCTCACTAAACCTTGCGATCCTAATAAATTAATTACTTTAGCCAAAGCATTAGAAACATCCGTTGTAACTACTAATTAGAAATTAATTAATTTTACTCAGGATGATTTTAGCTAAAAAAATGTCAAAATACGTCGGTGATCAGCAATTATCCAATGGTAGTTTTAACCCATTTCTGGGAATTATAAAACTAACCAGATTATTGACCAAAAAATAATTTAAAGAAGTAGTTAATGATTATGAAAACTATACTTATTGTTGAAGATACTCATGCAGAAAGACAAATGAGTTCTGCTTTATTGTCTCATGCTGGTTTTGAAGTAGCTGTAGCAGATAGTGCAGAAACAGCTTGGTTATGGCTCAATGCTAATCCTCTACCAAACCTCATCTTATTAGATATTGTCATGCCTGGAGAAAGTGGGCTAGATCTATGTCGTAAAATTAGAGAACATGATGGTTGGAAAGATGTTCCTATTTTATTCTGTAGTTCCAAAGCAGAAGAATTTGATCGTTTTTGGGCAATACGTCAGGGGGGCAATGAATATATTACTAAACCTTATGTTCCGCAGAATTTGGTAGACAAAGTAAATCAGTTTGTCAATTAATTGATTATCAAAGTATATTTATTTGACAATTTAGTTTTGACTAAAAATATTTGAAACCTGATAGATTGAGCCAAGTAATCAAAGATAATTTTATTCACAATGCTACTAACGGTAATCCTAAATCAATCAAAGTTGATTTTTAGTAATTAATTTTAAAAATATTTTTTGTGACTGTCATCAATAATCACATCATTGTCTATAGTTAGATGTTTCTGCTCTATGGTTATTCATCAGGAATACTTTACCGTTGAACTAGGATCAAAAATTACTTTGGGATTGCCTTTAAATGAGATGGGCATTGTCGCCCAATTCGACATAGCTAATATTTGTACTGTACCTGGAGTAGCTGAATTTTGGTATGGAGTTGTCAATTTTAAAGGTTCTTTATTGTGGATCTTAGATAGCGATCGCTTTTTTAATTTAAACCTTCAGCGCAATAAGCTAGCCCAAAAACTTACGGTAGTAGTTGTCAAAAACCAGCAGTTAGACAGTGAAAAACAAGTAGCGATCGTCACCCAACAGTTAAAAGGCATCGTGGCGGTAGAGCCATCTTGCTGTCAACCTCTAGCTGACGACGCTTTACCTCAGTTAAGTAAGTGCTGTTCTACCGTAGCTCATACAGAAGCCCAGACTATTTACCTGCTTGACGCTGCTGCTTTGCTACAACAGCTACACCAACAATCAATTTTGGTATCAACCTAAATTAAATTGCATCTATTGAATTATTAGGAATTAAGTCTATGTCTGATAACACTGGTGATATTGTAAGTAAAATAGTTGAGGCCAATGCCTTAGAAAATGCAGGAAAAGTAGAACAGGCGATCGCTCTATACCAAGAAATTTCTGATTTAGATCGCGAGGGAAATTATGGCAATGTTGCCAGGGAAGCCTTAGCTAATCTAGAGAAGAGCAAAGCTACAGCCAGCAATATCTCTACTGCTTCAACAGCTACTGTTAAGACTAATAATTTTTGGGACAAAATTAATCTTCGCACTAGAACCACTTTAATTTTGGTGGGTGTCAGTACCCTGTCCACGATTGCCGTAAGTATGATTGCTTATAGCTTTGCTCGGCAGTCTATGGTCAAGGAAATTACAACTGTCGAACAAAAGATCGCATCAGAGGTAGCAAACAAAGTTGCTTTCTATATGCGAGAACGTTTTGGGGATATTCAGATTATGTCTAATTTGACAATTCTCACTAATTCTCAGCTGCGAGCAAATACAACTGCCAAAGATAAGCAGGCTGCCTTAGATTCCTTCATCAAAGCCTATGTAATCTACGACAGTGTCGCTGTTGCCGATCTTCAGGGAAATATTCTGGCTCAATCTACGGGGAATGCTTTACCTGGCTTGGGTAATTCCAGTTACTTCCAAGCAGCGATTAAAACCAATGGCCCGATACTGAGTCAGCCACTGTTGTCAGAAGGCTCCAAGGTTTTAGCAGTTTATTTAGCTGCACCGATTAGAGATAGTGCTACAGGTAAAAATGTTGGTGTGATTCGAGCGAGGATACCAGTTAAATATCTGCGAGATGTAATTCTCTCGGAGGATCAAACAGAAAATTATCTTTTAGACAATCAAGGACGAATTTTTGCTGCTTCTGAAGAGTCAGAATTTAAAGAAATTCAAAATCTGCCAGGAAGTGTTCAACCCGCTGACGATCGCCTTGACTACTTTAACGAACTGAAAGTTGCTCGGGCAAATCAAGACGGCAAAGCATCTGGGAATAGATCCTTGATTACCGATGAAGATTTAGCCTCTTATACTCCTTTTGCAGAATTTAAAGACGAGTTCCGTTCTCAGCTACCAGATTTAGGCTGGAGTACAATTACTACTGTCGATAAAAAGCAAGCTTTCAAAGCACAGCAAGGACTGTTAATTTCTTTTGCAGCAGGAACACTGATCGTTTCTGCCTTGGTAACTGCGATCGCTTCCTTGATCGGCTACAAAGCAACTTTACCTATCTTAGAAGCTGTAGATGCCCTCAAACAATTAGGTAGCGGTAACTTTGATGTACGGATACCTGTTAAAGGACAAGATGAACTAGCCGATTTAAGTTCTAATATCAATAGGATGGCGGGGCAAATTCAAGATTTGCTCTTTACTCAAGAAGCAGAAACCAAACAACAGCGTAAAGAAAAAGAGCTGCTGCAACAGGGAGTAATGAGTCTATTGTTAGATGTTGAAGGGGCGCAAAAAGGAGACTTGACTGTGAAAGCCCAGATGACTGATGGTGCAGTTGGTTCTATTGCCGATGCCTTTAACGCGACCATGAAAAAACTCAGAGAACTTCTGCAAGAAGTGCAAGCGGTTTCAAGCGAGGTTGGTCAATTATCTTTGGCGGGGGAAGACTCAGTACGCCAGCTGTCCGAATCTGCCCTCAAACAGACTGAAGAAATTAACCAAGCATTAGGCAGCATTGAAGAAATTAATCAGTCCGTAGCTACGGTGGCTAACTATGCGCAAGAAGCAGCCAAAATTGCTCGTGACGGTTCTCTTCAAGCCAGAGAGGGAGATTTGGCGATGGATGCTACGGTCAACAGTATTGAAAAAATTCGTGGTACTGTAGCCAACACCGCCAAAAAAGTAAAACAACTGGCAGAATCTTCCCAAGAAATTGCGCAAATTGTGGAAATTATCTCGGGTATTTCCGAAAAAACCAACTTACTAGCATTTAACGCTTCGGTGGAGGCAGCACGGGCAGGAGAACACGGTGAAGGATTTAGAATCGTAGCCGAAGAGGTACGTCGTCTGGCAGATCGAATTACAGAAGCGACCAAAGATATTCAACGGCTGGTTAGCACCATTCAGCAAGATACAACCTCCGTGCTGCAAGGGATGGAAACCAGTACTTCTGAGGTGGTTAATGGGAGTGAATTAGTTCACCTGACTAAGCTCAACCTACGTAGCTTGGCAGATACCAGTAAACAAATTGATGAATATCTCAAATATATCTCCACTAGTACTACTGACCAAACCAATACTTCTGTGGTAGTTAACCAAAAAATCAACGGTATTGCCTCCATCGCTAAAATCAACTCGACCGAAGCCCAAAATGTGGTGCAATCACTGCAAACTTTGGTATCTGAAGCTAACAATCTCCAGTCTTCTATTTCCCAGTTTAAGCTAGAGGCTTAGAAGGGCGATGTAGGCTTTGCGATCGCAGCGAGTACTATTACTTCAGCAAAGTAATTAGTTACCGACACTAAGTAATAATTTATTGAAGAAATCTGATTAAAATGAGTTCTCAGTTAGACCCAGCAATCCTCGCTGCCATTACCGCCGAAGCACGTCAGTGTTTTTTAGATGAAGATGCCCCTGAGTATCTAGAGATGTTGAAAACGGGCATTCAAGACCGTGCTAATCCCGACTTTACGTCTTTGTTTCGAGCAGCTCACTCCCTCAAGGGTGGTGCTGGATTAGCTTGTTTAACTAGTTTGCAACAGCTAGCTCACAAGCTGGAAGATGTTTTAGTTGGACTACAGCAAGGACAGATTGCCGAAGTCGAGCTTGCTTGGGCTTTAGTCGAAAATAGTGTTGACGAGATTGGTTTTGTGGTGAGCCAGGCACACAACGTTGATGAAGCGATCGCCAATCCTGAATTAATTATTGCGCTTGAATCTTTGGTAGCTACTGTTTCCGACTCAGCTTCAGATTCGCCAGCATCTAACGAGCAGGGAAGTAGTAGTAATAGTAATCATGATTTAATTCGCAGTACCTTAACGGAAGAATTAGCTAATAGCTTCAGTGCGATTGAAGAATTAGAGTTAGACACCGAAGCAGAGTTGCTTGAGCCATTGTTGTCGGGTTTTGCTGATGAATGTAGTTTTTTAGCAGAAACCTTAGATCTTCCCTGGCTAGGAGAAGCCGTTGCGCCAATCGCAGCAGCATTAAAGTCTGACGCGATCGAGGCTTTATTACTAACCAAAGAAATTATTAATCAGTTACGCAATAAGATTACTGAGTACTTAGAGAATTCTGCATCAAGTTCAGAAGATGTACCACCACAGTCAGCCAACCACAGCCTAGTCGCGAAAGCTCTCAACGAAGACTTAGAAGAACTATGTCAGGCGATCGCCGAGCTAGAAATGGATACTCCTGAAGAGATCCTCAAAGAAGCCATAGCAGGTTTTGCTGATGAATGTATTTTCCTGAGCGAGACTTTAGAATTACCTTGGTTAGCCAAAGCGATCGCGCCAATTCAAGGATTATTAACTGAATGCGATCCTTTAGAAGCACTCTTAACCGTGCAAGAATTGGTTGGGGAGATTCGTCAGCAACGGGAGAACTATCTAGCCAATCATGGTGCAGCCGAAGAATTAGATGATGAACCAGAAGCAATTCTTAGTAGTCAGGTTAATCCACGTCAAAATGACCAGGCTTTAAATTCGGAGGCAGAATTCTTTGCTTTTGGTGAAGATGCTGAGGATACAGCTTTATCCACCATGATGTTTGCTCCTCCTTCCGCCCCAAACAAAATTGTTGCCAAAGT
This portion of the Pleurocapsa minor HA4230-MV1 genome encodes:
- a CDS encoding HAMP domain-containing protein, producing MSDNTGDIVSKIVEANALENAGKVEQAIALYQEISDLDREGNYGNVAREALANLEKSKATASNISTASTATVKTNNFWDKINLRTRTTLILVGVSTLSTIAVSMIAYSFARQSMVKEITTVEQKIASEVANKVAFYMRERFGDIQIMSNLTILTNSQLRANTTAKDKQAALDSFIKAYVIYDSVAVADLQGNILAQSTGNALPGLGNSSYFQAAIKTNGPILSQPLLSEGSKVLAVYLAAPIRDSATGKNVGVIRARIPVKYLRDVILSEDQTENYLLDNQGRIFAASEESEFKEIQNLPGSVQPADDRLDYFNELKVARANQDGKASGNRSLITDEDLASYTPFAEFKDEFRSQLPDLGWSTITTVDKKQAFKAQQGLLISFAAGTLIVSALVTAIASLIGYKATLPILEAVDALKQLGSGNFDVRIPVKGQDELADLSSNINRMAGQIQDLLFTQEAETKQQRKEKELLQQGVMSLLLDVEGAQKGDLTVKAQMTDGAVGSIADAFNATMKKLRELLQEVQAVSSEVGQLSLAGEDSVRQLSESALKQTEEINQALGSIEEINQSVATVANYAQEAAKIARDGSLQAREGDLAMDATVNSIEKIRGTVANTAKKVKQLAESSQEIAQIVEIISGISEKTNLLAFNASVEAARAGEHGEGFRIVAEEVRRLADRITEATKDIQRLVSTIQQDTTSVLQGMETSTSEVVNGSELVHLTKLNLRSLADTSKQIDEYLKYISTSTTDQTNTSVVVNQKINGIASIAKINSTEAQNVVQSLQTLVSEANNLQSSISQFKLEA